A window of Pirellulales bacterium genomic DNA:
GCTTTGTGGGGGATCAATGCCCCGGCGGTCCCGGCTGGGCGATTCGCAACAGCGGCATCATGCTGCATGGGCAGGACCCCGCCACGATGACGCTCGATCAGGATTTTCCCGCTTCATTAGAGGCCCAACTGCTGGGGGGAGACGGCAAAAACGACCGCACCACGGGAAACCTGTGTACGCCGGGAACAAATGTGGTTTTAAACGGCAAGCTCTTTTTGCCGCACTGTGTCAACGCCAAGTCCAAAACTTATCATGGGGACCAATGGGTCACCGCCGAAGTCGAAGTCCACGGCAATAAGCTGATCAAGCATCTTATCAACGGTGAAACCGTGATCGAGTACACCGAGCCGCAGTTGGATGATCGAGATGGATCGGCGCAAGCCTTGCTCAAGGCCGGTCAGCCAAAAATGCTCAGCGAGGGGACGATCAGCCTGCAATCGGAAAGCCACCCGATCGACTTTCGCAAGATTGAAATCATGATTCTCGACGAGTAACTAGGTCGGGATTTGAGGAGGGATAATCCTTGCGGGCCGAGTCTTGAGTTTTCCAATTTCTTCCAGTTAACATCCGCCATGTCCTACGAATTTCACGAATTTGAACGGCTAAAATGCGATTTTGAAGTGCTGCGCGACAGCCTGAGCAGTTCTCCCGCCAGCGATGAAATAAAAGTCTTGCAGCATGAAGTCGCCGAATTGCGTTTATATCTGGCGGGACTGATCAAGGTCTTGCAGCAAAAAAATACGGTTACCCTACCGGAACTGCAAGAATGGCTGGGCTTTTTGGACCAATCCGACGGCGCAAAGGATCACGAGTTTCGCGGTAATCCCCTGACAGGCCAACCGGCGAAACCCGCCCAAGAGCAAAAAACGCCGGAAGCGTTTTTGAAT
This region includes:
- a CDS encoding DUF1080 domain-containing protein, encoding MPMRLMLPLLVRLGRLFFCGALLGQALGLIAAEPQATSPSAELKKGEWHSLFNGQDLTGWTPKIRGEKLGENWGDTFRVADGLLQVRYDKYDQYNEKFGHLFYKDKFSHYRFRVEYRFVGDQCPGGPGWAIRNSGIMLHGQDPATMTLDQDFPASLEAQLLGGDGKNDRTTGNLCTPGTNVVLNGKLFLPHCVNAKSKTYHGDQWVTAEVEVHGNKLIKHLINGETVIEYTEPQLDDRDGSAQALLKAGQPKMLSEGTISLQSESHPIDFRKIEIMILDE